One genomic region from Pempheris klunzingeri isolate RE-2024b chromosome 4, fPemKlu1.hap1, whole genome shotgun sequence encodes:
- the LOC139200592 gene encoding NADPH oxidase 4, with protein sequence MAVSARSWVANEGGKHLVLMLWLGANTWLFLRTFLLYSTGQQYHYLYKMLGLGLCISRASASVLNLNCSLVLLPMCRSLLTFVRGTHTVSSRKTRRLLDKSKTFHVACGVAICIFSVVHVSAHLVNVVNFSASYSDDFPTLNLARYRGEDPKLIILTTIPGVTGVLLVLILFLMFTSSSYCVRLSNYEIFWYTHNLFIVFYIILMVHMVGGALKYQTNIETHPPGCLRANQSSTEQQGEELEQAEDEERRCREEAHFQPHYPQTWLWVSGPLCLYCAERLYRYIRSSDPVTIVTVIRHPCDVIELRMLKRNFKARPGQYIVLNCPGVSSFENHPFTLTTCPTESKETFGIHLRIVGDWTERFTQLLLPEPRIDLEILPMVQQRRYPKLYVDGPFGSPSEEVFNYDISLCVAGGIGVTPFACVLHALLDGWTGFRLQRLYFVWVCRELQSFYWFAELLCAVHHKLWQENRPDYFNLKLYVSQADNLQSMSEEKYRPLTSRLLVGRPRWKLLFDEIAKTNKHKRVGVFCCGPKGISRTLHRLCNSARTSGTTFEFNKESFS encoded by the exons CTAGGACTGTGCATCAGCAGGGCGTCTGCGTCTGTGCTGAACCTGAACTGCAGCTTGGTGCTGTTGCCCATGTGTCGCTCCCTGCTCACCTTCGTCCGAGGAACACACACG GTATCGAGCAGAAAGACCCGCCGACTGCTGGACAAGAGCAAGACCTTTCATGTGGCATGTGGAGTCGCCATCTGCATCTTCTCTG TTGTTCACGTGTCTGCACACCTTGTGAATGTCGTCAACTTCAGTGCAAGCTACTCCGACGACTTCCCCACTCTCAATTTGGCGCGCTACAGAGGAGAG GACCCCAAGCTGATCATCTTGACCACAA TCCCCGGAGTCACGGGCGTCTTGTTGGTTCTCATCCTCTTCTTGATGTTCACGTCCTCGTCCTACTGCGTGCG gcTGTCCAACTATGAGATCTTCTGGTACACACACAACCTCTTCATTGTCTTCTACATCATCCTCATGGTGCACATGGTCGG AGGAGCTCTGAAGTATCAGACCAACATAGAGACCCACCCCCCTGGCTGCctcagagccaatcagagcagcacagagcagcagggcgaggagctggagcaggcagaagatgaagagaggagatgCAGGGAAGAGGCTCACTTCCAGCCACACTACCcccag ACATGGCTTTGGGTGTCCGGCCCGCTCTGTCTTTACTGTGCCGAGCGCCTCTACCGCTACATCCGGAGCAGTGACCCTGTCACCATAGTGACAGTCATCAGGCACCCCTGTGATGTCATTGAGTTGCGCATGCTGAAGAGGAACTTCAAAGCTCGTCCTGGACAA tATATTGTTCTTAACTGTCCAGGTGTCTCTTCATTTGAGAACCATCCCTTCACGCTAACAACG TGTCCCACAGAGAGCAAGGAAACTTTTGGCATCCATCTCCGAATCGTGGGAGACTGGACTG agcGGTTCACACAGCTGTTACTTCCTGAGCCAAGGATAGACTTGGAGATCCTTCCCATGGTGCAACAGAGGAGATACCCCAA ACTTTATGTGGATGGACCGTTTGGAAGTCCATCAGAGGAAGTGTTTAACTACGACATCAGTCTTTGTGTTGCGGGTGGAATAGGAGTCACGCCGTTCGCCTGCGTGCTGCACGCTCTGCT TGACGGCTGGACGGGCTTCAGGCTACAGAGGTTGTACTTTGTGTGGGTCTGCAGGGAGCTGCAGTCCTTCTACTGGtttgctgagctgctgtgtgccGTGCATCACAAG CTTTGGCAGGAGAACAGGCCGGACTACTTTAATCTGAAACTATACGTCAGTCAGGCAGACAACCTGCAG AGCATGTCTGAGGAGAAGTACCGCCCGCTCACCTCGAGGCTGCTGGTTGGTCGACCCAGGTGGAAGTTACTGTTTGATGAGATTGCGAAGACCAATAAGCA TAAGCGAGTTGGGGTTTTCTGCTGCGGACCAAAGGGCATCTCCAGGACTCTCCACAGACTGTGTAACTCAGCCCGAACCTCTGGAACAACCTTTGAATTCAACAAGGAGTCTTTCAGCTGA